A window from Chlamydiota bacterium encodes these proteins:
- a CDS encoding transketolase family protein yields the protein MGAARAIRDGYGEALLELGRSNGNVVVLDADLAESTRSSVFRKEFPERFFNAGIAEQNMVNMAVGLALSGKTVFASSFAIFATGRCWEQLRNSVAATRANVKIVASHGGLTVGPDGLSHQCVEDISLMRTIPHFAVIVPCDWVEAKKAVLAAARIPGPVYIRTARPKTAQVTSEETPFVIGKSVRLRDGEDVTLVACGLMVLAAIEAAEALAAEGIRAAVVDMHTIKPLDAKAVVAAARETGALVTAEEHTLLGGLGSAVAETTAAQYPVPVEMVGIRDRFGQSGEPDELLRRYGLTPGDICKAAKRAMGRKRG from the coding sequence CGAGCTCGGGAGGAGCAACGGGAACGTCGTCGTGCTCGACGCGGATCTCGCCGAGTCGACGCGTTCGTCCGTCTTCAGGAAAGAGTTTCCCGAGCGCTTCTTCAACGCGGGCATCGCCGAGCAGAACATGGTCAACATGGCCGTCGGGCTCGCCCTCTCCGGGAAGACGGTCTTCGCGTCGAGCTTCGCCATCTTCGCCACCGGCCGCTGCTGGGAGCAGCTCAGGAACTCGGTCGCGGCCACGAGGGCCAACGTGAAGATCGTCGCGAGCCACGGCGGGCTGACCGTCGGGCCCGACGGCCTCTCGCACCAGTGCGTCGAGGACATCTCCCTAATGCGTACCATCCCGCACTTCGCCGTCATCGTGCCGTGCGACTGGGTGGAGGCGAAGAAGGCGGTGCTCGCCGCGGCCCGGATCCCGGGGCCCGTCTACATCCGGACGGCGCGGCCCAAGACTGCGCAGGTCACGAGCGAGGAGACGCCGTTCGTTATCGGCAAGTCCGTGCGCCTGCGCGACGGCGAAGACGTGACTTTGGTCGCCTGCGGCCTGATGGTCCTCGCGGCGATCGAGGCCGCCGAGGCCCTCGCGGCCGAGGGGATCCGGGCGGCGGTCGTCGACATGCACACGATCAAGCCCCTGGACGCGAAGGCGGTCGTCGCCGCGGCCAGGGAGACCGGCGCGCTCGTCACCGCGGAGGAGCACACCCTGCTCGGCGGACTCGGCAGCGCCGTCGCGGAGACGACGGCGGCGCAGTATCCGGTCCCGGTCGAGATGGTCGGGATCCGCGACCGGTTCGGCCAGTCCGGCGAACCCGACGAGCTGCTCCGGAGATACGGGCTCACCCCCGGCGATATCTGCAAGGCAGCCAAGAGGGCGATGGGAAGGAAACGGGGCTGA
- a CDS encoding PDZ domain-containing protein, with product MRYSSTRFPLYCLLLMLAASVVLSRPAAPAGGAAEKDGDVYRSLDILCDVITIIQRDYIEKLGTERLMQDALRGMLASLDSYSTYLPAPAPRATPGPPAGEPGTYGLEVAYKNRLLTVVSPVENGPAWKAGLKSGDLIIKIGEEPVDDRPLAELLQLFRGAAAGELRLQVARRGEREFLDFTLAPGKVEGPAARTEMPEDKIALLRIARFDRGTPARVAECLAALKERGADGTVLDLRDCPAGEIEAAIEVAGHFISEGGLVATLAARSDEARKEFVSSGAQPSAEGPVVILVNGGTSGAAEVLAGALQAEGRGVLMGQKSFGCAFEEGTFTLKDGSVITLLTAVYRTPAGAEIQDKGLTPDIEVVSETAETEAGEGEGGEGEGEEFEIPDEKGEKGLKGVKAPKGEQETDPVVQRAIDLIKGMRIMKSKEGN from the coding sequence ATGAGATATTCTTCGACCCGCTTCCCGCTGTACTGTCTGCTGCTCATGTTGGCCGCATCGGTCGTCCTGTCCCGGCCCGCCGCCCCGGCGGGGGGCGCAGCGGAGAAGGACGGGGACGTCTACCGGAGCCTCGACATCCTCTGCGACGTCATCACGATCATCCAGCGCGACTACATAGAGAAGCTGGGCACCGAGCGGCTGATGCAGGACGCGCTCCGGGGGATGCTCGCCTCGCTCGACAGCTACAGCACCTACCTGCCGGCCCCGGCCCCCCGGGCGACCCCCGGCCCCCCGGCGGGGGAGCCCGGCACCTATGGGCTCGAGGTGGCGTACAAGAACAGGCTGCTCACGGTGGTTTCCCCCGTGGAGAACGGGCCGGCCTGGAAGGCCGGCCTGAAGAGCGGCGACCTGATCATCAAGATCGGGGAGGAGCCCGTCGACGATCGCCCGCTCGCCGAACTGCTCCAGCTCTTCCGCGGCGCCGCCGCGGGGGAGCTGCGCCTGCAGGTGGCGCGGCGGGGGGAGCGCGAGTTCCTTGATTTCACCCTCGCCCCCGGGAAGGTGGAGGGGCCGGCGGCGCGGACGGAGATGCCGGAAGACAAGATCGCCCTGCTGAGGATCGCGCGCTTCGACCGGGGAACGCCCGCGCGGGTCGCCGAGTGCCTTGCCGCCCTGAAGGAGCGCGGCGCCGACGGCACGGTCCTCGACCTCAGGGACTGCCCCGCGGGGGAGATAGAGGCAGCCATCGAGGTCGCCGGGCACTTCATTTCGGAGGGTGGGCTCGTGGCGACGCTCGCGGCCCGGTCGGATGAGGCGCGGAAGGAGTTCGTCTCGTCCGGCGCACAGCCGTCGGCCGAGGGCCCGGTGGTAATCCTCGTCAACGGAGGGACGAGCGGCGCGGCGGAGGTGCTCGCGGGCGCGCTGCAGGCGGAAGGGCGGGGCGTGTTGATGGGGCAGAAGAGTTTCGGCTGCGCCTTCGAGGAGGGGACGTTCACGCTCAAGGACGGTTCGGTGATCACGCTTTTGACCGCCGTCTACCGGACGCCGGCCGGCGCCGAGATACAGGACAAGGGGCTCACCCCGGACATAGAGGTCGTATCCGAGACGGCGGAGACGGAGGCGGGGGAGGGGGAGGGGGGGGAAGGGGAGGGGGAGGAGTTCGAGATCCCCGACGAAAAGGGCGAGAAGGGGCTGAAGGGCGTGAAGGCTCCGAAGGGTGAGCAGGAAACGGACCCGGTGGTGCAGCGCGCGATCGACCTCATCAAGGGGATGCGCATAATGAAGAGCAAGGAGGGGAACTAG
- a CDS encoding S41 family peptidase has product MRRRSPFPVAASCLAACCLVTALCAALGRAADRQLRSGLDIFVSGMDIVSRHYYREVEDRDLAYGALKGMCSALDPHSQFMDEEIYREMKVETEGAFGGLGIEITIRDKFLTVVAPIEDTPAFKAGLRAGDRIVEIEGVSTKDLSLVEAVRTLRGTPGTVARITVMRPSTGAMLPFAITRANIQIQSVKDAGLVRSRIGYIRLTQFQEHTGSDFDKALRALAAEGMEGLILDLRNNPGGLLQVAIEIADKFIGGERLLVYTKGRIRTQNIEFKSHGKAAFPDLPMVILVNKGSASGSEIVAGALQDWGRGIILGEPTFGKGSVQSVLPLPDGSALRLTTAHYFTPKGRVIQKVGVQPDIRVEMTDEQEIKVLMRRRLERMIKESPEGTDLATEKAELKKLGEAADVQLERALDLLQGILAVRKPLGATPAPAPAKTPAAG; this is encoded by the coding sequence GTGCGCAGGCGCAGCCCCTTCCCCGTCGCGGCCTCGTGCCTTGCGGCCTGCTGCCTCGTCACGGCCCTCTGCGCGGCGTTGGGCCGGGCCGCGGACAGACAGTTGCGGTCGGGCCTCGACATCTTCGTCTCCGGGATGGATATCGTCTCGAGGCACTACTACCGCGAGGTGGAGGACCGCGATCTCGCCTACGGCGCCCTCAAGGGGATGTGCAGCGCCCTCGATCCCCACAGCCAGTTCATGGACGAGGAGATCTACCGCGAGATGAAGGTCGAGACCGAGGGTGCGTTCGGCGGCCTCGGCATCGAGATCACCATCCGGGACAAGTTCCTCACCGTGGTCGCGCCGATCGAGGACACCCCCGCATTCAAGGCGGGGCTCAGGGCGGGCGACCGCATCGTGGAGATCGAGGGGGTCTCGACGAAGGACCTGAGCCTCGTGGAGGCGGTCCGCACCCTCCGCGGCACCCCCGGGACCGTCGCGCGGATTACGGTGATGCGGCCGAGCACCGGCGCGATGCTGCCGTTCGCCATCACCCGCGCAAACATCCAGATCCAGAGCGTCAAGGACGCCGGGCTCGTCAGGAGCCGGATCGGCTACATCCGCCTCACCCAGTTCCAGGAGCACACCGGGAGCGATTTCGACAAGGCGCTGCGGGCGCTCGCGGCCGAGGGGATGGAGGGGCTCATCCTCGACCTCCGCAACAATCCCGGGGGCCTTCTCCAGGTCGCCATCGAGATCGCCGACAAGTTCATCGGCGGGGAGCGGCTGCTCGTGTACACGAAGGGCAGGATCCGGACACAGAACATCGAGTTCAAATCGCACGGCAAGGCGGCCTTTCCGGACCTGCCGATGGTCATCCTCGTGAACAAGGGGAGCGCCAGCGGGTCGGAGATCGTCGCCGGGGCGCTGCAGGACTGGGGCCGCGGCATCATCCTCGGCGAGCCGACGTTCGGCAAAGGGTCGGTGCAGAGCGTGCTCCCGCTCCCCGATGGCTCCGCCCTGCGCCTGACCACCGCGCACTACTTCACCCCCAAGGGCCGGGTGATCCAGAAGGTCGGGGTCCAGCCCGATATCCGGGTCGAGATGACGGACGAACAGGAGATCAAGGTGCTCATGCGGCGCAGGCTGGAGAGGATGATCAAGGAGAGCCCGGAGGGGACCGACCTCGCCACGGAGAAGGCGGAGCTGAAGAAGCTCGGGGAGGCGGCGGACGTGCAGCTGGAGCGGGCGCTCGACCTCCTACAGGGGATCCTCGCCGTCCGGAAACCGCTCGGGGCCACCCCCGCCCCCGCCCCCGCGAAAACCCCCGCGGCGGGCTGA
- the tsaD gene encoding tRNA (adenosine(37)-N6)-threonylcarbamoyltransferase complex transferase subunit TsaD, whose protein sequence is MLILGIETSCDETGVALVDARSGAIAAEAVASQDELHARYAGVVPELASRRHLCTLAPLTARVLREAGAAARDVGLVAAARGPGLAGCLLAGVSFAKGFAYALGAPILGINHLEAHLYMCVAGGGIDFPAVALVVSGGHTILAIVPEWGRYELLGQTRDDAVGEAYDKVASMLGLPYPGGPAIERRARRAARAVRFPRPLLKSGDLEFSLSGLKTAVRTRLRSGGAAPPGEEEVDAVARGFQEAVIEVLRLKTVEGARRVGARTVLLAGGVARNEALRSGIEREAARRGVRVVASPPSHCTDNGAMIALLARLQWAEGRRDGSDLDIDPGLRLC, encoded by the coding sequence GTGCTGATCCTCGGTATAGAGACGTCGTGCGACGAGACCGGCGTCGCGCTGGTCGACGCGCGAAGCGGCGCGATCGCCGCGGAGGCGGTGGCGTCGCAGGACGAACTGCACGCGCGCTACGCCGGGGTGGTCCCCGAGCTCGCCTCTCGCCGGCACCTCTGCACCCTCGCGCCGCTCACCGCGCGGGTGCTTCGGGAGGCGGGCGCCGCGGCACGCGATGTCGGCCTCGTCGCGGCGGCGCGCGGGCCCGGCCTCGCGGGCTGCCTCCTCGCGGGGGTGAGCTTCGCCAAGGGGTTCGCGTACGCCCTCGGGGCGCCGATCCTCGGGATCAACCACCTCGAGGCGCACCTGTACATGTGCGTGGCGGGCGGCGGGATCGACTTCCCGGCGGTCGCGCTCGTCGTCTCCGGGGGGCACACGATCCTCGCGATCGTGCCCGAGTGGGGCCGTTACGAGCTGCTGGGGCAGACCCGCGACGACGCGGTCGGGGAGGCCTACGACAAGGTGGCCTCGATGCTCGGGCTCCCGTACCCCGGCGGGCCCGCGATCGAAAGGCGCGCGCGCCGCGCCGCGAGGGCGGTGCGTTTCCCGCGGCCGCTGCTCAAGAGCGGCGACCTGGAGTTCAGTCTGAGCGGCCTGAAGACGGCGGTGCGCACCCGTCTCCGGTCGGGCGGGGCGGCGCCGCCCGGCGAAGAGGAGGTCGACGCGGTCGCGCGCGGGTTCCAGGAGGCGGTGATCGAGGTTTTGCGCCTGAAGACCGTCGAGGGGGCCCGCCGCGTGGGCGCCCGCACCGTGCTGCTCGCGGGGGGGGTCGCGCGCAACGAGGCGCTCCGGTCGGGGATCGAACGGGAGGCCGCGAGGCGGGGGGTGCGCGTGGTCGCCTCACCGCCGTCCCACTGCACCGACAACGGCGCGATGATCGCCTTGCTCGCGCGCCTGCAGTGGGCCGAGGGACGGCGGGACGGATCGGATCTCGATATAGACCCGGGCCTGCGGCTCTGCTAG
- the larB gene encoding nickel pincer cofactor biosynthesis protein LarB, with protein sequence MNPDNLKKLFSDVAKGKISPAAALKRVRHLPFEELGHSTVDGHRAIRQGYPEVIFCQGKTVEEIEEIAARICGAGDNLLATRASEEAFRRIHALFPDAVYHRRAHAVTVERRRLTKAPGFIAVVSAGTADGPVAEEAAVTAESMGNTVRRFYDVGVAGLHRLLRKLPDLARARVIVVAAGMEGALPSVVGGLVGRPVVAVPTSVGYGASFGGIAALLGMLNSCAAGVTVVNIDNGFGAGYAAALINKTR encoded by the coding sequence ATGAATCCGGACAATCTGAAAAAACTCTTCTCGGATGTCGCGAAGGGGAAGATCTCCCCCGCGGCCGCCCTCAAGAGGGTCCGCCATCTGCCGTTCGAGGAGCTCGGCCACAGCACGGTGGACGGGCACCGGGCGATCAGGCAGGGGTACCCCGAGGTGATCTTCTGCCAGGGCAAGACCGTCGAGGAGATCGAGGAGATCGCCGCGCGGATCTGCGGGGCGGGGGACAACCTGCTCGCCACGCGCGCCTCCGAGGAGGCGTTCCGCCGCATCCACGCGCTGTTCCCGGACGCGGTCTACCACCGCCGCGCGCACGCGGTGACGGTCGAGCGGCGCCGTCTCACCAAGGCCCCCGGCTTCATCGCCGTGGTGAGCGCCGGCACCGCGGACGGCCCCGTGGCCGAGGAGGCGGCGGTCACCGCGGAGTCGATGGGCAACACCGTCCGCAGGTTCTACGACGTGGGCGTCGCGGGGCTGCACCGGCTGCTCCGCAAGCTGCCGGACCTCGCGCGCGCCCGGGTAATCGTGGTCGCCGCGGGGATGGAGGGGGCGCTGCCGAGCGTGGTGGGGGGGCTCGTGGGAAGGCCCGTCGTCGCGGTCCCGACGAGCGTTGGCTACGGCGCGAGTTTCGGCGGCATCGCGGCGCTGCTCGGGATGCTCAACAGCTGCGCGGCGGGCGTCACGGTGGTGAACATCGACAACGGTTTCGGAGCGGGCTACGCCGCCGCCCTGATCAACAAGACGAGGTAG
- the larC gene encoding nickel pincer cofactor biosynthesis protein LarC, with the protein MRKVAYFDCFAGVSGDMILGALLDAGLRLDALRGALRGLPLRGWRLEARRVRREGLAGTRASVTIVAGAGKTLHGLEPILRLVRRSRLPAPVRRSAEETFHLLARAESRVHGVRLAEAHFHEVGAVDSVVDVLGALAGLQLLGVDEVRASALPWNGGMVRCAHGLLPVPAPATVELLRGLPVAPHPSPGEMVTPTGIAILRAVAAGFGACPAMTVVRVGYGAGEKRFHGVPNLLRLVLGEAEGGDGAGVVTVLETEIDDMPPSRYDHLSRLLFEAGALDVFMTPVLMKKNRPGQLLTALLSPGLAGTAAEIVLRESTTLGVRMREERRVTLPRRIVEVKTRFGRVRVKLARRPGGRVTAAPEHDDCAALAARTGAPLDEVANEARKAAARRAGRRRGAKEERGARLWSR; encoded by the coding sequence ATGAGAAAGGTCGCGTACTTCGACTGCTTCGCCGGCGTGAGCGGCGATATGATCCTCGGCGCCCTGCTCGACGCGGGGCTGCGCCTCGACGCGCTCCGCGGCGCACTCCGCGGTCTCCCCCTGCGCGGATGGCGCCTCGAGGCGCGCCGCGTGCGGCGCGAAGGGCTCGCCGGGACGAGGGCGTCCGTGACGATCGTTGCGGGGGCCGGGAAGACACTCCACGGGCTCGAGCCGATCCTGCGCCTGGTGCGGCGGAGCCGGCTCCCGGCGCCGGTGCGGCGGAGCGCCGAGGAGACGTTCCACCTCCTCGCGCGGGCCGAGTCGAGGGTCCACGGGGTGCGGCTCGCCGAGGCGCATTTCCACGAGGTCGGAGCCGTCGACTCCGTCGTCGACGTGCTCGGCGCCCTCGCAGGGCTGCAGCTGCTCGGCGTGGACGAGGTCCGCGCCTCCGCCCTCCCGTGGAACGGCGGGATGGTGCGGTGCGCGCACGGGCTTCTTCCGGTGCCTGCGCCCGCCACCGTCGAACTGCTGCGCGGGCTCCCGGTCGCGCCGCACCCCTCCCCCGGCGAGATGGTGACCCCGACCGGGATCGCGATCCTCCGGGCGGTCGCGGCGGGGTTCGGCGCCTGCCCGGCGATGACGGTTGTGCGCGTCGGCTACGGGGCCGGGGAGAAACGCTTCCACGGCGTTCCCAATCTGCTGCGTCTCGTCCTCGGTGAGGCGGAGGGTGGGGACGGCGCCGGCGTCGTCACGGTCCTCGAGACCGAAATCGACGACATGCCGCCATCCCGGTACGACCACCTCTCGCGCCTCCTCTTCGAGGCGGGGGCGCTCGACGTCTTCATGACCCCGGTGTTGATGAAGAAGAACCGCCCGGGCCAGCTCCTCACCGCCCTCCTTTCGCCGGGGTTGGCGGGCACGGCGGCGGAGATCGTGCTGCGCGAGAGCACGACGCTGGGGGTGCGGATGCGCGAGGAACGGCGCGTGACGCTCCCGCGGAGGATCGTCGAGGTGAAGACGCGGTTCGGGCGCGTCCGGGTGAAGCTGGCGCGGCGCCCGGGCGGACGGGTGACCGCCGCGCCGGAGCACGACGACTGCGCGGCGCTGGCGGCGAGGACGGGGGCGCCGCTGGACGAGGTGGCAAACGAGGCGCGGAAGGCGGCGGCGCGCAGGGCGGGGAGACGGCGGGGAGCCAAAGAGGAAAGGGGTGCGCGGTTATGGTCGAGATGA
- a CDS encoding type IV pilus twitching motility protein PilT, whose product MVEMKELLERTVAEGASDLHICVGCPPTIRLHGGLIPLEGPPLGPVDTERLVKGVTSDQNQEKLRTKGGADFGFSFGDQARFRVSVYKQKGSMAMALRLIPNRLLTLEEIGLPAMIKTLLYKPRGLILVTGPTGSGKTTTLASMLNVINQERDCHILTIEDPIEYYHDHAKSVVTQREVGVDVPDFSDAIVHGLRQDPDVILVGEMRDLQTMEAAISAAETGHLVFATLHTTGAGRTMDRIIDAFPTGQQGQIRSQLSQSIVAVISQLLLPKLSGSGRVAPTEIMIATPSIQNLIRENKTFRIQSDIQTGARHGMRTLDMSLMNLYQQGTISYESMMNAAQDPEQILIQIGGR is encoded by the coding sequence ATGGTCGAGATGAAGGAGCTTCTGGAGCGCACGGTCGCCGAGGGGGCGTCCGACCTGCACATATGCGTCGGCTGTCCGCCGACGATACGGCTCCACGGGGGGCTGATCCCGCTCGAGGGGCCGCCGCTCGGGCCCGTGGACACCGAACGGCTCGTCAAGGGCGTCACCTCCGACCAGAACCAGGAGAAGCTGCGCACGAAAGGAGGGGCCGACTTCGGCTTCAGTTTCGGCGACCAGGCGCGCTTCAGGGTGAGCGTCTACAAGCAGAAGGGCTCGATGGCGATGGCGCTGCGCCTGATCCCCAACCGCCTGCTGACGCTCGAGGAGATCGGCCTCCCCGCGATGATCAAGACGCTCCTCTACAAGCCGCGCGGGCTGATTCTCGTCACCGGCCCCACCGGCTCGGGGAAGACGACCACGCTCGCCTCGATGCTGAACGTCATCAACCAGGAGCGGGACTGCCACATCCTCACCATCGAGGACCCGATCGAATACTACCACGATCACGCGAAATCGGTCGTGACCCAGCGCGAGGTGGGGGTCGACGTCCCCGACTTCTCCGACGCGATCGTCCACGGCCTCCGGCAGGACCCGGACGTGATCCTCGTCGGGGAGATGCGCGACCTGCAGACGATGGAGGCGGCGATCAGCGCCGCCGAGACGGGGCACCTCGTCTTCGCCACCCTCCACACCACCGGCGCCGGGAGGACGATGGACCGGATCATCGACGCATTCCCCACCGGACAGCAGGGACAGATCCGCTCCCAGCTCTCGCAGAGCATCGTGGCGGTGATCTCGCAGCTCCTGCTCCCGAAACTGAGCGGCTCGGGTCGGGTCGCGCCGACCGAGATCATGATCGCGACCCCCTCCATCCAGAACCTCATCCGCGAGAACAAGACGTTCCGGATACAGTCCGACATCCAGACCGGAGCCCGGCACGGGATGCGGACGCTGGACATGTCGCTGATGAACCTGTACCAGCAGGGGACGATCAGCTACGAGTCGATGATGAACGCCGCGCAGGATCCCGAGCAGATCTTGATCCAGATCGGCGGACGGTGA
- the polA gene encoding DNA polymerase I: MQRRTLFLIDGMSCAYRAFYAIRDLRSSSGEPTNAVYGFTNMLLKLLRERTPDAVAVVFDTPAPTFRHERFGAYKATRKPMPDDLSVQLPFIREVIDAYRIPSVQRDGVEADDLMASLAVRAVGEGYDVFLVTSDKDMLQLVGDRISVIRPEAGEVCDAAAVTARFGVEPAKVIEVLALAGDASDNVPGVPGIGEKTAIELVRQFGGIEGVLAHVAEVKGEKRREKLVRHAEQARLSRELVTLKRDVPLDIATSALAVKEPDRARLGELFRRFEFKRLQAEFAGGNGPGVAEYRCLEDPEALAQLAAALAKTGGFALELVATSRDPMAAELVGIAICSAPGAACYAPGTGRLRELLGPSLANPRLMKTGHDLKRAARLLRGAGLELEGQAFDTMLAAWLLNPSRASYELGDLALDYLDTRLAASSGLAGKKSASLAELPPAAISPHACAEADAVLRLRALMEPRLAEQGMDALFRDIEMPLAEVLGGMEETGIRVETEPLRRLSAELGGALEELESAIHRMAGGAFNLNSPSQLARVLFERLGLTPTRKIKTGWSTDYDALLDLSRLHPLPAKLLEYRSLSKLKNTYVDILPRLVNARTGRIHTTFRQTGTATGRLSSSDPNLQNIPVRTEIGRRIRQAFVPGRPGMVLLSADYSQIDLRVLAHLSGDRELVAAFARGDDIHARTAAALFGVEAAAVTPEMRRQAKTVNFGIVYGMSAFGLARDLGIAPGEARGFIDRYFQHYAGVRRYIDAALKEAAARGWVATLLNRRRAVPELASRSGPTREQGSRIATNAPIQGSSADLIKIAMLAIAREMRGGRWRAAMLIQIHDELLFEVDREQAVDFGAMVREKMEKAWALRVPLEVRLETGSNWGEL; encoded by the coding sequence GTGCAACGTCGGACTCTCTTCCTCATCGACGGAATGTCGTGCGCCTACAGGGCGTTCTACGCCATCCGCGATCTCCGCAGCTCCTCCGGTGAGCCGACCAACGCGGTCTACGGTTTTACCAACATGCTTCTCAAGCTGCTGCGCGAGCGGACGCCGGACGCCGTCGCCGTCGTCTTCGACACCCCGGCCCCGACGTTCCGGCACGAGCGTTTCGGCGCCTACAAGGCCACCCGGAAACCGATGCCGGACGATCTCTCCGTCCAGCTGCCGTTCATCCGGGAGGTCATCGACGCCTACCGGATCCCTTCGGTCCAGCGGGACGGGGTCGAGGCCGACGACCTGATGGCGAGCCTGGCCGTGCGGGCGGTGGGGGAGGGGTACGACGTCTTTCTCGTCACCAGCGACAAGGATATGCTCCAGCTCGTCGGCGACCGCATCTCGGTGATCAGGCCCGAGGCCGGGGAGGTTTGCGACGCCGCCGCGGTGACGGCGCGCTTCGGCGTGGAGCCGGCGAAGGTAATCGAGGTGCTCGCGTTGGCGGGGGATGCGAGCGACAACGTGCCGGGGGTGCCCGGCATAGGGGAGAAGACGGCGATCGAGCTGGTGCGTCAATTCGGCGGCATCGAGGGGGTGCTCGCGCACGTGGCGGAGGTGAAGGGGGAGAAGCGCCGGGAGAAGCTGGTGCGCCACGCGGAGCAGGCGCGGCTCTCGCGCGAGCTGGTCACGCTCAAAAGGGACGTCCCGCTCGACATCGCGACCTCCGCGCTCGCCGTGAAGGAGCCCGACCGCGCGCGCCTCGGCGAGCTCTTCCGCCGATTCGAATTCAAAAGGCTCCAGGCGGAGTTCGCGGGCGGAAACGGCCCCGGCGTTGCGGAGTACCGCTGCCTCGAAGACCCCGAGGCCCTCGCGCAGCTCGCCGCCGCCCTCGCGAAAACGGGAGGGTTCGCCCTGGAACTCGTGGCCACCTCTCGGGACCCGATGGCCGCGGAACTTGTCGGCATCGCCATCTGCAGCGCGCCGGGAGCGGCCTGCTACGCGCCCGGAACCGGGCGCCTGCGGGAGCTGCTCGGGCCCTCCCTCGCGAACCCTAGGTTGATGAAGACCGGGCACGACCTCAAGCGCGCGGCGCGCCTGCTGCGCGGCGCGGGCCTGGAACTGGAGGGGCAGGCGTTCGACACGATGCTGGCCGCGTGGCTGCTCAACCCCTCGCGCGCCTCCTACGAGCTCGGCGACCTCGCCTTGGACTATTTGGACACACGCCTCGCCGCCTCCTCCGGCCTCGCCGGCAAGAAAAGCGCCTCCCTCGCGGAGCTCCCGCCGGCCGCGATCTCCCCCCACGCGTGCGCGGAGGCGGACGCCGTCCTCCGCCTGCGCGCCCTGATGGAGCCGCGCCTCGCCGAGCAGGGGATGGACGCCTTGTTCCGCGACATCGAGATGCCGCTCGCGGAGGTTTTGGGGGGGATGGAGGAGACGGGGATACGGGTCGAGACGGAGCCGCTCCGGCGCCTCTCCGCGGAGCTGGGCGGCGCGCTCGAGGAACTCGAGTCCGCCATCCACCGGATGGCGGGGGGGGCGTTCAACCTGAACTCCCCGTCCCAGCTCGCGCGGGTGCTGTTCGAGCGGCTCGGTCTCACCCCGACGAGGAAGATCAAGACCGGCTGGTCGACCGACTACGACGCGCTCCTCGATCTCTCCCGCCTGCATCCGCTCCCCGCCAAGCTCCTCGAGTACCGGAGCCTGAGCAAGCTGAAGAACACCTACGTCGACATCCTCCCGCGGCTGGTCAACGCGCGCACGGGGCGCATCCACACCACCTTCCGCCAGACGGGGACCGCGACCGGGCGACTCTCCTCGAGCGACCCGAACCTCCAGAACATCCCGGTGCGCACGGAGATCGGGAGGCGGATCCGGCAGGCGTTCGTGCCGGGACGCCCCGGGATGGTGCTGCTCTCCGCCGACTACTCGCAGATCGACCTCCGCGTCCTCGCCCACCTCTCGGGCGATCGGGAGCTCGTCGCGGCGTTCGCCCGCGGCGACGACATCCACGCCCGCACCGCCGCGGCGCTGTTCGGGGTCGAAGCCGCGGCGGTGACGCCGGAGATGCGCCGGCAGGCCAAGACGGTCAACTTCGGCATCGTCTACGGGATGAGCGCCTTCGGGCTCGCGCGCGACCTTGGGATCGCGCCGGGGGAGGCGCGGGGGTTCATCGACCGGTACTTCCAGCACTACGCCGGCGTGCGCCGGTACATCGACGCCGCCTTGAAGGAGGCCGCCGCGCGCGGCTGGGTGGCGACGCTCCTCAACCGGCGGCGGGCCGTTCCCGAGCTCGCGAGCCGGAGCGGGCCGACCCGCGAGCAGGGGAGCCGGATCGCGACCAACGCGCCGATCCAGGGCTCCTCCGCGGATCTGATCAAGATCGCGATGCTCGCGATCGCGCGGGAGATGCGGGGCGGGCGATGGCGCGCGGCGATGCTGATTCAGATCCACGACGAGCTCCTCTTCGAGGTGGATCGGGAACAGGCAGTCGACTTCGGCGCGATGGTCCGGGAGAAGATGGAGAAGGCGTGGGCCCTCCGGGTGCCCCTGGAGGTGCGCCTGGAGACGGGCTCGAACTGGGGGGAGCTGTAA